The following proteins come from a genomic window of Nitrososphaerota archaeon:
- a CDS encoding HAD-IIB family hydrolase: MLHDTSECSKVKIEAIFSDYDGTLSPLEVSREETSIPASLFSLLKKVSSRIPLAVITTKDLRFVKEKVPFASATATICGLELQTRNTRFLDQRALKKTAIVDKAYNESLRIAKMLDNLIIERKISSDGDLFAFCVDWRMSRNWMNAQRIISPFLYRCRELGLYVVESDANPFADVYPIKVDKGTALARVKNELGLNGPIMYLGDSEFDNPAFKLADISIGIVHKEMNPNLLSRYQMEFSKLETFFSRLLTANFDFRTSMLS, translated from the coding sequence ATGCTGCATGACACTTCAGAGTGTTCTAAGGTGAAGATAGAAGCCATATTTTCGGACTACGATGGTACGCTTAGTCCGCTGGAGGTGTCCAGAGAAGAAACCTCCATACCAGCCAGCCTATTCAGTCTTCTGAAGAAGGTAAGCAGCAGAATTCCACTGGCAGTTATCACAACCAAGGATCTAAGGTTCGTCAAGGAAAAAGTTCCCTTCGCCTCTGCAACGGCTACTATATGCGGGTTAGAGCTGCAAACAAGGAACACACGATTCTTGGACCAACGGGCGCTAAAGAAAACTGCGATAGTAGATAAAGCGTATAACGAATCTCTCAGAATCGCTAAGATGCTAGACAATTTGATCATAGAGAGAAAAATCAGTAGTGATGGGGATTTGTTTGCATTTTGCGTGGATTGGAGAATGTCGCGCAATTGGATGAACGCTCAAAGGATTATCAGTCCCTTTCTGTATAGATGCAGAGAACTGGGCCTCTATGTTGTGGAGTCTGATGCTAATCCGTTTGCTGATGTTTATCCAATAAAGGTTGACAAAGGTACAGCTTTAGCTAGAGTGAAAAATGAGCTAGGTTTGAATGGCCCGATAATGTATCTGGGAGATTCAGAGTTTGACAACCCAGCCTTCAAGTTGGCAGATATTTCGATAGGAATCGTCCATAAGGAAATGAACCCTAATCTCCTAAGCAGATATCAAATGGAGTTCAGCAAACTCGAAACCTTTTTTTCACGCCTATTGACGGCTAATTTCGATTTCAGGACTAGCATGTTAAGTTAG